From the genome of Myripristis murdjan chromosome 22, fMyrMur1.1, whole genome shotgun sequence, one region includes:
- the cinp gene encoding cyclin-dependent kinase 2-interacting protein, with protein MEGNRKCSAVTGSARKVRDNAADWHNLMLRWDKLNDAGFAAAGRVVDLRLRQSHGEAPPPALSSAHADLQQECQELLDVLDKMAAVVMKMRRLAAWQSGLVDLERFQLGDEGRPVPLFHGWRTAQFEEASRQLLEAYGRELKLKRAVLQELAHTATSDLCMVYLSCWLHQPYTPPQARLRLEALLLETGHRPL; from the exons ATGGAAG gaaacaggaagtgctcTGCTGTGACAGGAAGTGCCAGGAAGGTGAGAGACAACGCGGCCGACTGGCACAACCTGATGCTGCGCTGGGACAAACTGAACGACGCCGGCTTCGCCGCCGCCGGCCGTGTCGTCGACCTGAGACTCAGACA GTCCCATGGCGAGGCTCCGCCCCCCGCTCTCAGCTCCGCCCACGCTGACCTGCAGCAGGAGTGCCAGGAGCTGCTGGACGTCCTGGACAAAATG GCGGCGGTGGTGATGAAGATGCGGCGCCTGGCGGCGTGGCAGAGCGGCCTGGTGGATCTGGAGAGGTTCCAGCTGGGGGACGAGGGCCGGCCGGTTCCACTGTTCCACGGCTGGAGAACCGCTCAGTTTG AGGAAGCGTCCCGGCAGCTGCTGGAGGCGTACGGCCGGGAGCTGAAGCTGAAGCGGGCCGTCCTGCAGGAGCTGGCTCACACagcgacctctgacctctgcatGGTGTACCTGTCCTGCTGGCTGCACCAGCCCTACACCCCCCCCCAGGCCCGCCTCCGCCTGGAGGCGCTGCTGCTGGAGACGGGCCACCGGCCGCTGTAG